A portion of the Esox lucius isolate fEsoLuc1 chromosome 20, fEsoLuc1.pri, whole genome shotgun sequence genome contains these proteins:
- the myo1eb gene encoding myosin IEb — translation MGSKERYHWQTQNVKISGVDDMVLLSKINEDAITDNLKKRYMDDYIFTYIGSVLISVNPFKQLPYFTDKEVELYQGAAQYENPPHIYALADNMYRNMMIDCENQCVIISGESGAGKTVAAKYIMSYISKVSGGGAKVQHVKEIILQSNPLLEAFGNAKTVRNNNSSRFGKYFEIQFSRGGEPDGGKISNFLLEKSRVVSQNQGERNFHIYYQLLEGSTKEQRENLGVTTPDYYLYLNQSGTYTVEDVNDKKEFSDTMEAMSVVGLTLDEQNMVLQIVAGILHLGNIAFREEGNYAVVESEDFLAFPAYLLGIAQEGLKSKLTSRIMDSKWGGKNESIAVTLNTEQAAFTRDALSKALYSRLFDYLVDSINKAIQKDREEFNIGVLDIYGFEIFQKNGFEQFCINFVNEKLQQIFIELTLKAEQEEYIQEGIKWTPIDYFNNKIVCDLIESKLNPPGIMSILDDVCATMHAKGEGADQTLIQKLQAGIGSHEHFNNWNKGFIVHHYAGKVSYDVSGFCERNRDVLFTDIIELMQSSEFAFIKNLFPENLEAEKKGRPTTASSKIKKQANNLVQTLMKCTPHYIRCIKPNETKKPRDWEDSRAKHQVEYLGLRENIRVRRAGYAFRRAFSKFLQRYAILTRETWPKWTGEERKGILHLLRSVNMDQDQYQLGKTKIFIKAPESLFLLEEMRERKYNGYARVIQKAWRKHVAVRKYVKMREEASDILLNKKERRRNSLNRNFVGDYIGTDNHPEVRQFVGRRERIDFADVVVKYDRRFRTVKRDLILTPKFLYMIGREKVKQGPEKGQIREVLKRQIEVEKVQSVSLSTLQDDFFIIHEEHYDSVLQCIFKTEFLSLLYKRYDEKTNRKLPLKFNNLLEFKVKKGGWGPFSAAGSRQIQFQLGQGDEVVLKPSSKVLTVSIGSGLPKNSRPTRKDNRKSRYMGNLTTGSGQQGAPRGGDRGGGRGGGGGRGGGQRGGPPSSRASRNSVLSRQSSMDQPTLPRQQGSRQTINRSNNQGQADTTFMNVPDQGVAGLHRRRSKEVKPTPGAGRAKPVPKPKPRSPQCRALYAYDAQDTDELSFNADDVIEILTEDNSGWWYGRLRGREGMFPGNYVEKI, via the exons GGGAGCAAGGAGCGCTACCACTGGCAGACCCAGAATGTTAAGATCAGTGGGGTGGATGACATGGTCCTCCTCTCCAAGATCAACGAGGACGCCATCACTGACAACCTTAAGAAAAGATACATGGATGACTACATTTTT ACCTACATTGGATCAGTACTGATCTCCGTCAACCCCTTCAAACAGCTTCCCTACTTCACAGACAAAGAGGTGGAGCTCTACCAGGGAGCA GCTCAGTATGAGAATCCCCCTCATATCTATGCCCTGGCTGACAACATGTACCGCAACATGATGATCGACTGTGAGAACCAGTGTGTCATCATCAG TGGGGAGAGTGGAGCAGGGAAGACTGTGGCAGCCAAGTACATAATGAGTTACATCTCCAAAGTGTCCGGAGGTGGTGCCAAAGTCCAG CACGTTAAAGAAATCATCCTCCAGTCCAATCCACTGTTAGAAGCATTTGGGAATGCCAAGACTGTGCGCAACAACAACTCCAGTCGCTTT GGTAAGTACTTTGAAATCCAGTTCAGCCGTGGAGGAGAGCCTGATGGAGGGAAGATCTCCAACTTTTTGTTAGAGAAGTCGAGAGTTGTATCACAGaaccagggagagaggaacTTCCACATTTACTACCAG CTCCTTGAAGGCTCCACAAAAGAGCAGAGGGAGAATCTTGGTGTCACCACACCCGACTATTACCTCTACCTGAACCAGTCTGGCACCTACACTGTGGAAGACGTCAACGATAAGAAAGAATTCTCTGACACCATG gaagCCATGTCAGTGGTGGGCCTGACTCTAGATGAGCAGAACATGGTGCTGCAGATCGTAGCAGGCATCCTGCACCTGGGAAACATTGCCTTCAGAGAGGAGGGCAACTACGCCGTGGTGGAGAGTGAGGACT TCCTGGCATTCCCGGCCTACCTATTAGGAATCGCTCAGGAGGGCCTGAAGAGCAAACTGACCAGCCGGATCATGGACAGTAAATGGGGTGGCAAGAACGAGAGCATTGCTGTCACCCTGAACACCGAGCAGGCCGCCTTCACACGGGACGCCCTTTCCAAAGCCCTGTACTCCCGTCTGTTTGACTATCTTGTGGAC TCTATCAATAAAGCCATACAGAAAGATCGTGAGGAATTCAACATTGGGGTGTTGGACATCTATGGCTTTGAAATCTTTCAG AAAAATGGCTTTGAGCAGTTTTGCATCAACTTTGTGAATGAGAAACTGCAGCAAATTTTCATTGAGCTGACATTAAAAGCTGAACAG GAGGAGTATATACAGGAAGGGATTAAATGGACACCAATTGattatttcaacaacaaaattgtCTGTGACCTCATTGAGTCTAAACTG AATCCTCCAGGCATCATGAGTATCCTAGACGATGTGTGTGCCACCATGCATGCCAAGGGGGAGGGGGCCGACCAGACCCTTATCCAGAAGCTACAAGCTGGAATCGGCTCTCACGAACACTTCAACAACTGGAATAAAGGCTTCATAGTGCACCACTACGCTGGCAAG GTGTCCTATGATGTCAGTGGCTTCTGTGAGAGGAACAGAGATGTGCTCTTTACCGACATCATCGAGCTGATGCAGAGCAGTGAATT TGCCTTTATAAAAAACCTTTTCCCAGAAAACCTGGAGGCAGAGAAAAAGGGTCGTCCCACCACCGCCAGTAGCAAGATCAAG AAACAAGCCAACAACCTGGTCCAGACCCTTATGAAGTGCACACCCCACTACATCCGCTGTATCAAGCCCAACGAGACCAAGAAGCCTCGGGACTGGGAAGACTCTCGGGCCAAACATCAAGTGGAGTACCTGGGCCTGCGCGAGAACATCCGTGTGCGACGCGCTGGTTACGCCTTCCGCCGAGCCTTCTCCAAGTTCCTGCAGAG GTATGCCATCTTGACCAGAGAGACGTGGCCCAAAtggacaggggaggagaggaaggggattCTCCACCTTCTCCGCTCCGTCAACATGGACCAAGACCAGTACCAGTTGGGCAAAACCAAGATCTTCATCAAGGCCCCAGAATCG TTGTTCTTGTTggaggagatgagggagaggaagTATAATGGCTATGCTCGGGTCATCCAGAAGGCCTGGCGCAAACACGTTGCTGTCCGCAAGTACGTCAAGATGAGGGAGGAAG CCTCAGACATCCTGCTGAATAAGAAGGAGCGGAGGAGGAACAGCCTGAACCGGAACTTTGTGGGCGACTACATCGGCACTGACAACCACCCCGAGGTCCGGCAGTTTGTGGGCCGCCGGGAGAGGATCGACTTTGCAGATGTGGTTGTGAAATATGACCGCAGGTTTAGG ACTGTAAAGCGTGACCTCATCCTGACCCCTAAGTTCCTTTATATGATTGGCCGGGAGAAAGTGAAGCAGGGACCAGAAAAGGGGCAGATCCGAGAGGTTTTGAAGCGACAGATTGAAGTGGAAAAGGTTCAGTCTGTTTCGCTAAG cACCCTGCAAGACGACTTCTTCATCATCCACGAGGAGCATTACGACAGTGTCCTTCAGTGCATCTTCAAGACCGAGTTTCTCAGTTTGCTGTACAAACGCTACGATGAGAAGACCAATAGGAAGCTACCGCTCAAGTTCAACAACCT ACTGGAGTTTAAGGTAAAAAAGGGAGGCTGGGGACCATTCTCAGCAGCTGGCTCCAGGCAGATCCAGTTCCAACTGGGCCAAGGAGATGAGGTGGTTCTGAAACCCAGCAGCAAGGTCCTCACAGTCTCCATTGGATCGGGCCTTCCAAAGAACTCCA GACCAACCCGCAAGGACAACAGGAAAAGTCGCTACATGGGCAACTTGACGACAGGTTCAGGTCAGCAAG GGGCCCCCAGGGGcggtgaccgaggtggaggtcGGGGTGGGGGCGGTGGTCGAGGCGGTGGTCAGCGAGGTGGACCGCCCTCATCCAGGGCGTCCAGGAACTCCGTGCTCAGTCGGCAGTCCAGTATGGATCAGCCCACCTTGCCCAGGCAACAGGGGTCCCGGCAGACCATCAACCGTTCCAACAACCAGGGCCAGGCAGACACCACCTTCATGAACGTGCCTGACCAGGGAGTGGCTGG TCTTCATCGTAGACGGTCAAAGGAGGTCAAGCCTACCCCAGGCGCAGGTCGTGCCAAGCCAGTCCCCAAGCCCAAGCCTCGCTCCCCACAATGCCGAGCGCTGTATGCTTACGATGCCCAGGACACAGATGAGCTGAGCTTCAATGCTGATGATGTCATTGAAATCCTCACTGAAG ATAATTCAGGTTGGTGGTATGGTCGTCTTCGTGGGAGGGAAGGCATGTTTCCTGGAAATTATGTGGAGAAGATATAA